From one Dryobates pubescens isolate bDryPub1 chromosome 2, bDryPub1.pri, whole genome shotgun sequence genomic stretch:
- the WDSUB1 gene encoding WD repeat, SAM and U-box domain-containing protein 1, producing MVTLIHTLADHSDDVNYCAFSSSSLATCSLDKTVRVYSLKDFTQLPYSPLKGHTYAVHCCCFSPSGHFLASCSTDGTSVVWDAGSGQMLAVLEQPSSSPVRVCRFSPDSTCLVSGAADGSVVLWNVQTLKLYRSGNVNDGSLVACAFAPRGNFFVTGSSCGDLTIWDDKMRCLCNEKAHDLGVTCCDISSRPVSDGEHTLRYFQMASCGQDNHIKLWLILCADSSGAELKHKCTLNGHSAPVLACAFSHDGQILVSGSVDKCVIVHETSTGSTLHTLSQHTRYVTTCAFAPCSPLLATGSMDKTVNIWQFDLKQASAGNAGENESKVAVEDWSEDDVSAWLCAQDLADFVGLFKMNNIDGKELLNLTKESLANELKIESLGLRNKVLQKIEALRMDRRAVSVPVPDEFLCPITRELMKDPVIAADGYSYEREAMENWITNKRRSSPMTNLPLPSLMLTPNRTLKMAISRWLETQQK from the exons ATGGTGACGTTAATTCACACTTTAGCAGATCACAGTGACGATGTCAACTACTGTGCCTTCTCGTCGTCGAGCTTGGCTACTTGCTCCCTGGACAAAACAGTTCGTGTTTATTCCTTAAAGGACTTCACCCAGCTTCCTTACTCGCCTTTAAAAGGCCATACATACGCtgtccactgctgctgcttctctccatcAGGGCACTTTTTAGCTTCGTGTTCCACAGATGGCACTAGTGTGGTGTGGGACGCTGGCAGTGGTCAGATGCTGGcggtgctggagcagcccagcagcagtcctgTTAGAGTCTGCCGATTTTCTCCTGACTCCACTTGTCTGGTGTCAGGGGCAGCGGATGGCAGTGTAGTCCTTTGGAACGTGCAGACGTTGAAGCTGTACAG ATCTGGGAATGTTAACGATGGTTCCTTGGTGGCCTGTGCATTTGCTCCTAGAGGAAACTTCTTTGTCACAGGATCATCGTGTGGTGATTTGACCATTTGGGATGACAAAATGAGATGCCTGTGTAATGAAAAAGCACATGATCTTGGTGTTACCTGCTGTGATATTTCTTCACGGCCAGTTTCTG ATGGTGAACATACATTGAGATACTTCCAGATGGCTTCTTGTGGTCAAGATAATCACATCAAACTCTGGCTTATTTTGTGTGCAGATTCCTCAG GTGCTGAATTGAAACATAAATGTACATTGAATGGACATTCTGCCCCAGTCCTGGCTTGTGCATTTTCTCATGATGGGCAGATACTAGTTTCAGG GTCTGTGGACAAGTGTGTCATAGTACATGAAACT AGTACTGGCAGTACCCTGCATACTTTGTCTCAGCATACCAG GTACGTTACCACTTGTGCTTTTGCACCATGCAGCCCCTTGCTTGCCACAGGTTCAATGGATAAAACTGTGAACATATGGCAGTTTGACCTTAAGCAAGCCTCTGCAG GAAATGCTGGAGAAAATGAATCTAAGGTGGCTGTCGAGGACTGGTCAGAGGATGATgtttcagcctggctttgtgcaCAAGACTTGGCAGACTTCGTTGGGCTTTTCAAAATGAATAACATTGATGGCAAGGAGCTCCTGAATCTTACTAAAGAAAGTCTGGCTAATGAGTTAAAAATTG AGTCTCTGGGCCTGCGCAATAAAGTCCTCCAGAAAATTGAAGCACTGAGGATGGACAGGAGGGCCGTTTCTGTTCCTGTCCCTGATGAGTTTTTGTGTCCCATAACAAGGGAGCTTATGAAGGATCCTGTCATTGCAGCAG ATGGCTACTCCTATGAGAGGGAAGCGATGGAGAACTGGATCACCAACAAACGACGATCGAGTCCCATGACAaatcttcctctcccctccctcatgCTCACACCAAACAGGACACTGAAAATGGCCATCAGCCGCTGGCTGGAGACTCAGCAGAAATAA